One stretch of Streptomyces sp. 135 DNA includes these proteins:
- a CDS encoding MarR family winged helix-turn-helix transcriptional regulator, whose translation MKADAPQTEPADPACPPGLPAVAEAGPVSHALSRVARLHRIAAGKVLKGVGLYPGQEFVMMHLWDAGPVRQSELIKAVDLDPSTVTKMLQRLEQAGHVRRRPDPADRRAVLVEASDASCGLLAQVERAWGQLEGHTLAGLDEDERTTLLHLLTRVETNLCTETADCPERRASDG comes from the coding sequence ATGAAGGCCGACGCCCCGCAGACCGAACCGGCCGACCCCGCCTGTCCCCCGGGACTCCCCGCGGTGGCGGAGGCGGGCCCCGTCAGCCATGCGCTCAGCCGGGTGGCACGCCTGCACCGCATCGCGGCGGGCAAGGTCCTGAAGGGGGTCGGCCTCTATCCGGGCCAGGAGTTCGTGATGATGCACCTGTGGGATGCCGGTCCGGTCCGGCAGTCCGAGCTCATCAAGGCGGTCGACCTCGACCCGTCGACAGTCACGAAGATGCTCCAGCGCCTGGAGCAGGCCGGGCACGTGCGGCGCCGCCCCGACCCGGCCGACCGCCGGGCCGTGCTCGTCGAGGCCAGTGACGCCAGCTGCGGCCTGCTGGCCCAGGTGGAGCGCGCCTGGGGACAACTGGAAGGGCACACGCTCGCCGGTCTCGACGAGGACGAGCGCACCACACTCCTTCACCTGCTCACCCGGGTGGAGACCAACCTCTGCACGGAGACCGCGGACTGCCCGGAACGCCGGGCGTCCGACGGCTGA
- a CDS encoding aldehyde dehydrogenase (NADP(+)), whose amino-acid sequence MAAAPVWSVDPRTGKQREQVAVEATAEEVGRAVLAARNAAPALADRAVRAAFLRTAAELLQEAKDQLVEAADAETALGSVRLTGELARTCYQLRAFADIVDEGAFLGVVIDHPDASATPPIPDLRRYKIPLGVVAVYSASNFPFAFSVPGGDTASALAAGCPVVVKAHPDHPGTSELVASVLRRAAAAHDIPEGVLGLVHGFEAGVELVKHPLVAGAGFTGSIRGGRALFDAAAARPVPIPFHGELGSLNPVVVTEAAAAERAEQIGTGLAGSMTLGVGQFCVKPGLVLAPEGAGGDRLVKSLTEAVGGTEAGVLLDHRMRDNFVAGVRERAGLPDVDAPVTPGAGDEHTVSAGFLTVPAARLASEGEHDLLLEECFGPVTVVARYADDAEITAVLSRLPGNLTATVQLSSDEAAGVSGRGAELIAEVTPLAGRVLVDGWPTGVAVAPAQHHGGPYPATTSTSTSVGGTAIERWLRPVAYQSTPEALLPPELRDANPLGLPRRVDGRLEH is encoded by the coding sequence GTGGCAGCAGCACCAGTCTGGAGTGTCGACCCCCGAACCGGGAAGCAGCGTGAGCAGGTTGCGGTGGAAGCCACAGCCGAGGAGGTCGGCCGCGCGGTCCTCGCCGCCCGCAACGCGGCGCCCGCGCTCGCCGACCGCGCGGTCCGCGCCGCCTTCCTGCGCACCGCCGCCGAGCTGCTCCAGGAGGCGAAGGACCAGCTCGTGGAGGCCGCGGACGCGGAGACCGCGCTCGGCTCCGTCCGCCTCACCGGCGAACTCGCCCGCACCTGCTACCAGCTGCGGGCCTTCGCGGACATAGTCGACGAGGGCGCCTTCCTCGGCGTCGTCATCGACCATCCCGACGCCTCGGCGACCCCGCCCATCCCGGACCTGCGCCGCTACAAGATCCCGCTCGGCGTCGTCGCCGTCTACTCCGCGTCCAACTTCCCCTTCGCCTTCTCCGTGCCCGGCGGCGACACCGCGAGCGCCCTCGCCGCGGGCTGCCCCGTCGTCGTCAAGGCCCACCCCGACCATCCGGGCACCTCCGAGCTGGTCGCCTCGGTGCTGCGCAGGGCCGCCGCCGCGCACGACATCCCCGAGGGCGTCCTCGGCCTCGTACACGGCTTCGAGGCGGGCGTCGAGCTGGTCAAGCACCCGCTGGTCGCGGGCGCCGGGTTCACCGGCTCCATCCGCGGCGGCCGCGCCCTCTTCGACGCCGCCGCCGCCCGGCCCGTCCCGATCCCCTTCCACGGCGAGCTCGGCTCCCTCAACCCCGTCGTCGTCACCGAGGCCGCCGCCGCCGAGCGCGCCGAGCAGATCGGCACCGGACTCGCGGGCTCGATGACGCTCGGCGTCGGCCAGTTCTGCGTCAAGCCCGGCCTGGTCCTCGCCCCCGAGGGCGCGGGCGGCGACCGGCTCGTGAAGTCCCTCACCGAGGCGGTCGGCGGCACCGAGGCCGGGGTGCTCCTCGACCACCGGATGCGGGACAACTTCGTCGCCGGGGTGCGCGAGCGCGCCGGACTCCCGGACGTGGACGCCCCGGTGACCCCGGGCGCCGGCGACGAGCACACCGTCAGCGCCGGCTTCCTCACCGTCCCGGCCGCGCGCCTCGCGAGCGAGGGGGAGCACGACCTGCTCCTGGAGGAGTGCTTCGGCCCGGTCACCGTCGTCGCGCGGTACGCGGACGACGCGGAGATCACCGCCGTCCTCTCGCGCCTGCCCGGCAACCTCACGGCGACGGTGCAGCTCTCCTCCGACGAGGCGGCGGGCGTCAGCGGCCGCGGCGCCGAACTGATCGCCGAGGTCACCCCGCTCGCCGGACGCGTACTCGTCGACGGCTGGCCCACCGGCGTCGCCGTCGCACCCGCCCAGCACCACGGCGGCCCCTACCCGGCCACCACCTCCACCTCGACGTCCGTGGGCGGCACGGCCATCGAGCGCTGGCTGCGCCCGGTCGCCTACCAGAGCACCCCGGAGGCCCTGCTCCCGCCGGAGCTGCGCGACGCCAACCCGCTGGGACTGCCGCGGCGCGTGGACGGGCGCCTGGAACACTGA
- a CDS encoding IclR family transcriptional regulator yields MSTGETGGGAQVKSAVRTVELLEYFAGRPGMHSLAAVQEAVGYPKSSLYMLLRTLVELGWVETDATGTRYGIGVRALLVGTSYIDGDEVVAAARPTLDRLSDDTTETIHLARLDGTNVVYLATRQSQHYLRPFTRVGRRLPAHSTSLGKALLATHTDEQVRKMLPEALPALTEHTITDREKLIEELNTVREQGFAVDREENTLGLRCFGVAIPYRTPARDAISCSVPVARLTPAHEQMVKDALFDARDRLTLATRRL; encoded by the coding sequence ATGTCGACTGGCGAGACCGGAGGCGGTGCGCAGGTCAAGTCCGCGGTGCGGACGGTTGAATTGCTCGAGTACTTCGCGGGCCGCCCCGGAATGCACTCCCTGGCCGCCGTCCAGGAAGCGGTCGGGTACCCGAAGTCGAGCCTCTACATGCTCCTTCGCACCCTGGTCGAGCTCGGCTGGGTGGAGACCGACGCGACCGGCACGCGGTACGGCATCGGCGTACGCGCCCTGCTGGTCGGCACCTCGTACATCGACGGCGACGAGGTGGTGGCCGCAGCCCGGCCGACCCTGGACCGGCTCTCCGACGACACGACGGAGACCATCCACCTGGCGCGGCTCGACGGCACGAACGTCGTCTACCTCGCCACCCGCCAGTCCCAGCACTACCTGCGGCCCTTCACCCGCGTGGGGCGCAGGCTGCCCGCGCACTCCACCTCGCTCGGCAAGGCGCTGCTCGCCACCCACACCGACGAGCAGGTCCGCAAGATGCTCCCCGAGGCGCTGCCCGCGCTCACCGAGCACACCATCACCGACCGCGAGAAGCTCATCGAGGAGCTGAACACGGTGCGCGAGCAGGGCTTCGCCGTGGACCGCGAGGAGAACACGCTGGGGCTGCGCTGCTTCGGCGTCGCCATCCCCTACCGCACCCCGGCGCGGGACGCGATCAGCTGCTCGGTGCCGGTGGCGCGGCTCACGCCCGCCCACGAACAGATGGTCAAGGACGCCCTGTTCGACGCGCGCGACCGACTGACACTGGCAACTCGTAGGCTCTGA
- a CDS encoding aminotransferase class V-fold PLP-dependent enzyme, which translates to MAITMGINDVRRTEFTPTSAYLNTASCCLLPRRASEAVGALVAGLGEGRPGGAGDFEVVDEARASFARLVGVDPGRVATGASVATHVGLIAASLPPGAEVLLPEGEFASVVNPFVVRGDLRPRYVPLESLAEAVRPGTALVAFSAVQSADGRTADLAAVREAAAAHGARTLVDATQAVGWLPFDAGLYDYTVTGAYKWLLCPRGTQFLTVSEAAQESLIPLHGGWLAAADTWNSTYGPLTALAPDARRFDEGPAFLAYHGAAAALAVLEEVGVEAVHAHDTALAARYRAGLAELGHAPVPGTSPIVAVPGLGGRQPELARAKVVTSARAGHLRASFHLYNTEADVDRLLDVLSG; encoded by the coding sequence ATGGCGATCACCATGGGGATCAATGACGTCCGTCGCACCGAGTTCACGCCCACATCGGCGTATCTGAACACCGCGAGCTGCTGCCTGCTGCCGCGCCGCGCGAGCGAGGCCGTGGGCGCGCTCGTCGCCGGGCTGGGCGAGGGCAGGCCCGGCGGGGCGGGGGACTTCGAGGTCGTCGACGAGGCCCGCGCCTCCTTCGCGCGGCTCGTCGGCGTGGATCCGGGGCGCGTGGCCACCGGCGCCTCGGTCGCCACGCACGTCGGGCTGATCGCGGCCTCGCTGCCGCCCGGCGCCGAAGTCCTCCTCCCCGAGGGCGAGTTCGCGTCCGTCGTGAACCCCTTCGTCGTACGGGGCGACCTCCGGCCGCGCTACGTGCCGCTGGAGTCCCTCGCGGAAGCCGTGCGCCCCGGCACCGCGCTCGTCGCCTTCTCCGCCGTCCAGTCGGCCGACGGCAGGACCGCGGATCTGGCGGCGGTGCGGGAGGCCGCGGCCGCGCACGGCGCCCGTACGCTCGTCGACGCCACGCAGGCGGTGGGCTGGCTGCCGTTCGACGCGGGGTTGTACGACTACACCGTCACCGGCGCCTACAAGTGGCTGCTGTGCCCGCGCGGCACGCAGTTCCTCACGGTGAGCGAGGCGGCGCAGGAGTCCCTGATCCCGCTGCACGGCGGCTGGCTCGCGGCGGCCGACACCTGGAACTCGACGTACGGGCCGCTGACCGCACTCGCCCCGGACGCCCGCAGGTTCGACGAGGGACCGGCCTTTCTCGCCTATCACGGGGCGGCGGCCGCGCTCGCGGTCCTGGAGGAGGTAGGCGTCGAGGCCGTGCACGCCCACGACACGGCCCTCGCCGCCCGTTACCGCGCGGGCCTCGCGGAGCTGGGTCACGCCCCCGTGCCCGGGACGTCCCCCATCGTGGCGGTGCCCGGCCTCGGCGGGCGTCAGCCGGAGCTGGCCCGCGCCAAGGTCGTCACCTCGGCCCGCGCCGGGCATCTGCGGGCGTCGTTCCACCTGTACAACACGGAGGCGGACGTGGACCGGCTCCTCGACGTGCTGTCCGGCTGA
- a CDS encoding alkene reductase, translated as MTTAFDPIDLSGTPLANRIAMAPMTRSRAGQGGVPTDLSVEYYAQRASAGLIISEAIQPSVVGQGYPDTPGLHSAEQVAAWRKVTDAVHAAGGKIFAQLMHAGRIGHPVLLPDGLVNVAPSPVQPQGQVYTAEGPKDFVTPRELTDAEIRATIDDFAAAARNAVDAGFDGVELHGANGYLIHQFLAPGTNRRVDEWGGSVENRLRFAVEVAKAVTAEIGAARTGFRISPGNPFNDINEPDPEPAYTALVKELAALDLAYLHVMEVGEIRELTTRLRQDFGGTFLLNPQTEGPTSHDALALVEDGTADVIAFGVLFLANPDLPARLKAEGPYNTPDPATFYGGTEKGYTDYPAL; from the coding sequence ATGACCACCGCGTTCGACCCGATCGACCTGTCCGGCACCCCGCTCGCCAACCGCATAGCCATGGCCCCGATGACCCGCAGCCGCGCAGGTCAGGGCGGTGTTCCCACCGACTTGTCCGTTGAGTACTACGCCCAGCGGGCCTCCGCGGGCCTGATCATCAGCGAGGCCATCCAGCCTTCTGTGGTCGGCCAGGGATACCCGGACACCCCCGGCCTGCACAGCGCCGAGCAGGTCGCCGCCTGGCGCAAGGTCACCGACGCCGTGCACGCGGCGGGCGGCAAGATCTTCGCCCAGCTCATGCACGCGGGCCGCATCGGCCACCCGGTCCTGCTCCCCGACGGACTGGTCAACGTCGCCCCCTCGCCCGTACAGCCCCAGGGCCAGGTCTACACCGCCGAGGGCCCCAAGGACTTCGTCACCCCGCGTGAGCTGACCGACGCCGAGATCCGCGCCACGATCGACGACTTCGCCGCCGCCGCGCGGAACGCGGTGGACGCCGGCTTCGACGGCGTCGAGCTGCACGGCGCCAACGGCTATCTGATCCACCAGTTCCTCGCGCCCGGCACCAACCGGCGCGTCGACGAGTGGGGCGGCTCCGTGGAGAACCGCCTGCGCTTCGCCGTGGAGGTGGCCAAGGCCGTCACCGCCGAGATCGGCGCCGCCCGCACCGGCTTCCGCATCTCGCCCGGCAACCCCTTCAACGACATCAACGAGCCCGACCCCGAGCCGGCGTACACCGCCCTGGTCAAGGAGCTGGCCGCGCTCGACCTCGCGTACCTGCACGTCATGGAGGTCGGCGAGATCCGCGAGCTGACCACCCGGCTGCGGCAGGACTTCGGCGGGACGTTCCTCCTGAACCCGCAGACCGAGGGCCCCACGAGCCACGACGCGCTCGCCCTCGTCGAGGACGGCACCGCGGACGTCATCGCGTTCGGCGTGCTGTTCCTCGCCAACCCCGACCTGCCGGCCCGCCTGAAGGCCGAGGGCCCGTACAACACGCCTGACCCGGCGACCTTCTACGGCGGCACGGAGAAGGGCTACACGGACTACCCCGCCCTGTAG
- a CDS encoding GNAT family N-acetyltransferase, with the protein MDVSLREVHDSDLPVFFRQMNDPESAHMAAFTPKDPGDMDRFDAHWKKMRTSPGVDVRTVLADGDVVGSAAVYGEPGEREVTYWIDRAYWGRGLATAALRELLALIPERPLYARAAADNAGSRRVLAKCGFRETVRERGFAAARGAEVDEVVLVLDGG; encoded by the coding sequence ATGGATGTCAGTCTCCGCGAAGTGCACGACAGCGATCTGCCCGTCTTCTTCCGGCAGATGAACGACCCCGAGTCCGCCCACATGGCCGCCTTCACCCCGAAGGACCCCGGCGACATGGACCGCTTCGACGCGCACTGGAAGAAGATGCGCACCTCCCCCGGCGTCGACGTGCGCACGGTCCTCGCCGACGGGGACGTGGTCGGCAGCGCCGCGGTGTACGGCGAGCCGGGCGAGCGCGAGGTGACGTACTGGATCGACCGCGCGTACTGGGGTCGCGGCCTGGCCACCGCCGCCCTGCGCGAGCTGCTCGCGCTGATCCCGGAGCGCCCGCTCTACGCCCGCGCGGCGGCCGACAACGCGGGCTCGCGGCGCGTCCTGGCGAAGTGCGGGTTCCGCGAGACCGTGCGGGAGCGGGGGTTCGCGGCGGCGCGCGGGGCGGAGGTCGACGAGGTGGTCCTCGTCCTGGACGGCGGCTGA
- a CDS encoding Gfo/Idh/MocA family oxidoreductase: protein MTSTAVSPLGSPVRVGLVGLSARGGWAPRSHLPALSALKGYELRALSASSEASARAAAEKYGVPLAFGSTEELVRSDQVDLVVVSVRLPLHREVVLAALGAGKAVLCEWPLGNGLAEAEELAAAAERAGVRTFVGLQARSAPAVRYVRELVADGYVGEVLSTSLVASGRGWGPVFEPGAAYLLDETNGATMLTIPFGHTVDAVTMALGEFTEVSATSATRRPVVREAGTGRTAPMTAADQIAVSGRLESGAVVSAHFRSGLSRGTDFHWEINGTEGDLVVTGDSGHLQQAAVTVRGGRGADTGLAELPVPERHFGVPELDGLRGAPSYEVAYNVGAQYAQVLADLTQGTAHAPDFGHAVRRQRLLDAIGRAAATGARVHV, encoded by the coding sequence ATGACTTCCACCGCTGTCTCCCCCTTGGGCTCCCCCGTCCGCGTCGGCCTCGTCGGCCTGTCCGCCCGCGGCGGCTGGGCGCCCCGCTCCCACCTGCCCGCGCTGTCCGCCCTGAAGGGGTACGAACTGCGTGCCCTGTCCGCGTCGAGCGAGGCCTCCGCGCGGGCCGCGGCCGAGAAGTACGGCGTACCGCTGGCCTTCGGGTCGACCGAGGAACTCGTCCGCAGCGATCAGGTCGACCTCGTCGTGGTGAGCGTGCGCCTGCCGCTGCACCGCGAGGTGGTCCTCGCCGCGCTCGGCGCGGGCAAGGCGGTGCTCTGCGAGTGGCCGCTCGGCAACGGCCTCGCCGAGGCCGAGGAGCTGGCGGCGGCCGCGGAACGGGCGGGGGTGCGGACGTTCGTGGGGCTCCAGGCCCGGTCGGCGCCCGCCGTCCGGTACGTCCGGGAGCTGGTCGCCGACGGCTACGTGGGCGAGGTCCTTTCGACCAGCCTGGTGGCCTCGGGGCGGGGGTGGGGGCCGGTCTTCGAGCCGGGCGCCGCGTACCTGCTGGACGAGACGAACGGGGCGACCATGCTGACGATCCCCTTCGGGCACACCGTCGACGCGGTGACCATGGCGCTCGGGGAGTTCACCGAGGTCTCCGCGACCTCGGCGACGCGGCGGCCCGTCGTGCGGGAGGCGGGCACGGGGCGCACCGCGCCGATGACGGCCGCCGACCAGATCGCCGTCTCGGGGCGCCTGGAGTCGGGTGCCGTCGTCTCGGCCCACTTCCGGTCGGGGCTGTCACGCGGCACGGACTTCCACTGGGAGATCAACGGCACGGAGGGAGACCTCGTCGTCACCGGTGACTCCGGCCACCTCCAGCAGGCGGCGGTGACCGTGCGCGGCGGGCGCGGCGCGGACACGGGCCTCGCGGAACTACCCGTGCCCGAACGCCACTTCGGGGTGCCGGAGCTGGACGGACTGCGCGGGGCTCCGTCGTACGAAGTGGCGTACAACGTCGGCGCGCAGTACGCCCAGGTCCTCGCCGACCTGACGCAGGGCACCGCCCACGCGCCGGACTTCGGGCACGCGGTGCGGCGCCAGCGGCTGCTGGACGCGATCGGGCGGGCGGCGGCCACGGGGGCCCGGGTGCACGTCTAG
- a CDS encoding DsbA family oxidoreductase, with protein sequence MRVEIWSDIACPWCYVGKARFEKALAAFPHRDGVEVVHRSFELDPNRAKGDSGPVIPMLMGKYGMTEEQAREGERRLGENAAAEGLDYLTEGRDHGSTFDMHRVLHLAKERGRQDELIGLLYRANFAEERSVFEDEGRVVEVAVEAGLDADEVRAVLADPAKYAEDVRADEREAAELGANGVPFFVLDRKYGISGAQPAEVFTQALEQAWGERSPLTTLADAGEGDACGPDGCAVPQSGRDV encoded by the coding sequence ATGCGCGTCGAGATCTGGAGCGACATCGCCTGCCCCTGGTGCTACGTGGGCAAGGCCCGCTTCGAGAAGGCCCTCGCCGCCTTCCCGCACCGTGACGGCGTCGAGGTCGTGCACCGCTCCTTCGAGCTGGACCCGAACCGCGCCAAGGGCGACTCCGGGCCCGTCATCCCGATGCTCATGGGCAAGTACGGCATGACCGAGGAGCAGGCCCGCGAGGGCGAGCGGCGGCTCGGGGAGAACGCCGCGGCCGAGGGCCTCGACTACCTCACCGAGGGCCGCGACCACGGCAGCACCTTCGACATGCACCGCGTCCTGCACCTCGCCAAGGAGCGCGGCAGGCAGGACGAGTTGATCGGCCTCCTCTACCGCGCGAACTTCGCCGAGGAGCGGTCCGTCTTCGAGGACGAGGGGCGCGTCGTCGAGGTCGCCGTCGAGGCCGGTCTTGACGCGGACGAGGTGCGTGCCGTCCTCGCCGACCCCGCCAAGTACGCCGAGGACGTCCGCGCCGACGAGCGCGAGGCCGCCGAACTGGGCGCGAACGGCGTACCGTTCTTCGTCCTCGACCGCAAGTACGGCATCTCCGGCGCCCAGCCCGCCGAGGTCTTCACGCAGGCCCTTGAGCAGGCGTGGGGCGAGCGTTCACCGCTGACCACCCTCGCGGACGCCGGCGAGGGCGACGCGTGCGGACCCGACGGATGCGCGGTTCCGCAAAGCGGCCGAGACGTATAA
- a CDS encoding helix-turn-helix domain-containing protein: MTGQPTYTGPSPHTPHDIYGLLCPGRAVWELLVHKWTGLAITALADGPCRFGELRRKLEGVSPKALTQTLRRLEDHGLVLRTVRAEVPPRVDYELTDLGRGALEPLAHLRTWIRANAEKFTAGE, from the coding sequence ATGACTGGTCAGCCCACGTACACCGGCCCCTCTCCCCACACGCCCCACGACATCTACGGCCTGCTCTGCCCCGGCCGCGCGGTCTGGGAGCTGCTCGTCCACAAATGGACGGGTCTCGCCATCACGGCCCTCGCGGACGGCCCGTGCCGCTTCGGCGAGCTGCGCCGCAAGCTGGAGGGCGTCAGTCCCAAGGCGCTCACCCAGACCCTGCGCCGCCTGGAGGACCACGGCCTGGTCCTGCGCACGGTCCGCGCGGAGGTCCCGCCCCGCGTCGATTACGAACTGACCGACCTGGGCCGCGGCGCCCTGGAGCCGCTGGCCCACCTGCGCACCTGGATCCGCGCGAACGCGGAAAAGTTCACGGCGGGGGAATGA
- a CDS encoding class I SAM-dependent methyltransferase produces the protein MDSIPANRRLWNRISSAYQHEHDPRIGAAPRLWGMYSIPDAHLHALGDVTGKRVLELGCGAGQWSRALAAEGATVVGLDLSEAQLAAAARAMGAARYALVQGAAERLPFADGSFDLVFCDFGGLSWAPPHLAVPQAARVLGPGGRLVFNVASPWFEACYDEAAGRATTTLRQDYFGLHTIAEGDGATSYQLTYGDWVRVLRGAGLVIDDLIEPRPEPGTLNGYNETDPPDWAHRWPAELLWVTHKP, from the coding sequence GTGGACAGCATCCCCGCCAACCGGCGGCTCTGGAACCGGATCAGCAGCGCCTACCAGCACGAGCACGACCCGCGCATCGGGGCCGCACCCCGGCTGTGGGGCATGTACTCGATCCCCGACGCGCACCTGCACGCCCTGGGCGACGTCACCGGCAAGCGCGTCCTCGAACTCGGCTGCGGCGCCGGCCAGTGGTCCAGGGCGCTCGCCGCCGAGGGCGCCACCGTGGTCGGGCTCGACCTGTCCGAAGCCCAACTCGCCGCCGCGGCCCGCGCTATGGGGGCGGCCCGCTATGCGCTGGTGCAAGGCGCCGCCGAACGGCTCCCCTTCGCCGACGGCAGCTTCGACCTGGTGTTCTGCGACTTCGGTGGGCTCAGCTGGGCGCCCCCGCACCTGGCCGTCCCGCAGGCCGCACGCGTCCTGGGCCCAGGCGGGCGCCTGGTGTTCAACGTCGCCAGCCCGTGGTTCGAAGCCTGCTACGACGAAGCCGCCGGCCGCGCGACCACGACGCTGCGGCAGGACTACTTCGGGCTGCACACCATCGCCGAAGGCGACGGCGCGACCAGCTATCAGCTCACCTACGGCGACTGGGTCAGGGTCCTGCGCGGCGCGGGTCTCGTCATCGACGACCTCATCGAACCGCGGCCCGAACCGGGAACTCTCAACGGCTACAACGAGACCGACCCGCCCGACTGGGCACACCGCTGGCCGGCGGAACTGCTCTGGGTGACCCACAAACCGTAG
- a CDS encoding response regulator transcription factor, producing the protein MTTAPSPESPTLRVVLADDERMVRTALRAILSAEAGIEVVGEAATGAEAVSVVRELEPDVVLMDVRMPEIDGIRATEQILRTMPRPPRIVVVTTFENDAYVYEALRAGAAGFLLKRADADSLVQAVRIVAHSDSLLFPSAVRALAAEHGRARPAPPAWVARLTGRENEVLRLMAAGLTNAEIAGRMGVGAATVKTHVASVLAKTGARDRTQAVIAAYEAGFMKTD; encoded by the coding sequence ATGACGACCGCACCCTCCCCCGAGAGCCCCACCCTGCGGGTCGTCCTCGCCGACGACGAGCGCATGGTGCGTACCGCCCTGCGCGCGATCCTCTCCGCCGAGGCGGGCATCGAGGTCGTCGGCGAGGCGGCGACCGGTGCCGAGGCGGTGTCGGTCGTGCGGGAGCTTGAGCCCGACGTGGTCCTGATGGACGTCCGCATGCCGGAGATCGACGGCATCCGCGCCACCGAGCAGATCCTGCGGACGATGCCGCGACCGCCGCGCATCGTGGTCGTGACGACCTTCGAGAACGACGCGTACGTGTACGAGGCGCTGCGCGCGGGCGCCGCCGGGTTCCTGCTCAAGCGGGCGGACGCGGACTCGCTCGTCCAGGCCGTGCGCATCGTCGCGCACAGCGACTCGCTGCTCTTCCCCTCGGCCGTGCGCGCCCTGGCCGCCGAGCACGGACGCGCCAGGCCCGCACCGCCCGCCTGGGTGGCGCGGCTCACCGGCCGGGAGAACGAGGTGCTGCGGCTGATGGCGGCGGGGCTGACCAACGCGGAGATCGCCGGACGGATGGGGGTGGGCGCGGCGACGGTGAAGACGCACGTGGCGTCCGTCCTCGCCAAGACGGGCGCGCGGGACCGCACGCAGGCGGTGATCGCGGCGTACGAGGCCGGTTTCATGAAGACCGACTGA
- a CDS encoding DUF1349 domain-containing protein yields the protein MDVTIEHLPFPLRSYGPEGHWAYEEGVLTGRAGARQDRFVPPTGAALDSASDAPRLLGAPEGDFQLIARVTVGFAAAFDAGVLYLHVGEREWAKLCLERSPDRPTICTVVTRGRSDDANAFEVDGDSAWLRVSRTGSAFAFHASTDGERWTFVRIFSLGDEESAGAALVGFMAQSPTGEGCEVTFDGIEFRPNWPKGLRDGS from the coding sequence ATGGACGTCACCATCGAGCACCTCCCGTTCCCGCTGCGCAGCTACGGCCCCGAAGGCCACTGGGCGTACGAGGAGGGGGTGCTCACCGGCCGGGCCGGGGCCCGGCAGGACCGCTTCGTGCCGCCGACCGGCGCGGCACTGGACTCCGCCTCCGACGCGCCCCGCCTCCTCGGGGCGCCCGAAGGCGACTTCCAGCTGATCGCCCGCGTCACGGTCGGCTTCGCGGCCGCCTTCGACGCGGGGGTGCTGTACCTCCACGTCGGCGAGCGGGAGTGGGCCAAGCTGTGCCTGGAGCGCTCCCCCGACCGGCCCACGATCTGCACGGTCGTCACCCGCGGCCGCTCCGACGACGCCAACGCCTTCGAGGTGGACGGCGACAGCGCCTGGCTGCGCGTCAGCCGCACCGGCTCGGCGTTCGCCTTCCACGCGTCGACGGACGGCGAACGCTGGACGTTCGTGCGGATCTTCTCGCTCGGCGACGAGGAGTCGGCGGGCGCGGCCCTCGTCGGCTTCATGGCCCAGTCGCCCACCGGCGAGGGCTGCGAGGTGACGTTCGACGGGATCGAGTTCCGCCCCAACTGGCCGAAGGGCCTGCGGGACGGCTCCTGA